The genomic DNA GCCAAAGACCACAATGACACTCAACAGTGCTACTGGGAAAATAAGtcgtggactgatgaaactaagtttGAATTGTCTGGGAAGAACAAGCAGCACTACGTATGATGTAAAATGGGCACCGCATaccaatgtgaaaaaaataataccaACAGTGATGTACATTGgaaggagcatcatgatttgggtctACTTTGCTGTttcggggcctggaccgcttgccatcatcgagggaaaaatgaattcccaagtttatcaagatatcctacaggataatgtcagggtggctgtgcaccagctgaagctcagtagaagttgggtgatgcagcaggacattgaccctaaacatcgaagtaaatccactaaagaatggcttaaaaattaagaaaatccACCTTCTGGAGTGgctcagtcagagcccagactttaacccaatAAGGCTGAAGTTttttaaggaagaatggtccaaaattccctCTTAATGTTGTTCAAGTCTAATCTGTAGCTACTGGAAATGCTTTGTTGTGGTTATTGCAACCAAAGGAGTATCAACCATTTATTAtatcaaagggttcacatactttttacatagcactgttaatgtttattgggatgtgttcaataaagacatgaaagattatatgtgtatgtgtttttttagcttaagcacattgtgtttgtctatacttgtgactttgatgaagatgaggtcACATTTTAAGATCAATTAATGCAGAATATCAGCTAATTCCaatggggttcacatactttttcttgcccaTGTAACTGTGTATCAAGAGATTTGCTTCATCTCATGACGAAGAGCAACCACTGTTTTACCCCAATGCAAATCTTCAAACATCTGTCATTAGAAGCATCATTAAAGTTTAGAGTTTTATAGTTTTTTgtccatgtttgttatttttgaagtCATTTATATGAAATTTAACTCCTAAAAagttgaataaaataaaacaaataacttcAAGtcctacacatttaaaatgtacagtctttctcaTCCTGGAAAACCCTTAATTTGCACTAcatagatttttgtccaatcaaatgctctctagaatgaaaacGTCCCACCAGTTAATGCCTCCTGCAGCCaattagcaagtagcaaatcctGGTTAATGTCTGTGATGTAACTGAAGCATATTTACTATAGAAGATAATTAGCATTTTTGAACCACTGGATCCCTCTgaattttcctatgggtttttataatagcaaaatattgtattttggggttttatgagtaaaataatgtccgcggtaaacattacttgaagatactttTTGTTCAACAGCATAAAAGACATACCGTCATAAAAAAGTAGGCTTCTAACAAGTTGCTAGATTTAAGACTACAAGGGTTTTTCATTTTGTCAGGCATGTATACTCACATGcttgtggtagttgtagtccttgttagtaacatacattttttaaaacacagcgGCTTCAAATATCATGTTTGGGGTTTGACTGTGCGCTTTTGTTTTAAGAAATATTGTTCAGTTGCAAACGTTTCTCAGTCAAGCAGATACCAAGAGGTGGTCGATGAACCTCTTCACTAGCAGACTAGTCTGAACCCAAACAAGACTACAAATTACTAGCACCATTTGACCAAAATCACAAGGAAGCTTTACATTGGCCTGTGTTAAGATTACCATTATTCTAGGATTTTTTTGCATTCAAATTCCCACATTTTGCAGTCAGAAGCACATTTTAATATCTGATAACATCCCTCTTAACAAAACTGTATTTGTTATGAATCTGGTTTCTGATTTGTAATAGCTCAATATCATCTTCCGAAACTGGCCGCTTTGGTGTGCAAATTGTCAAAACAAAGATTTCACTGGATGTAGGTGTCTATAAGCAGGGTtctgagggttacttttgaactgtattccactacagattacagattacatactgtaaaatgtaatttgtaatgtattccgttagaatactcaaggtcagtaacttattctaaatactttggattacttcttcagcactggtagattttttcacttgttttgactagtacagtaaattaaaaatacattctctgaaaaacataaatatcttatgcagtgttgtttctaaaacaaggttAATAATAAGACAAAAACCCCTCCTGTGCTGTTTAATAATCTTTCGGAGGAATTTACCTGAGCATCTGCATTCCAGTTTTTGAAATAAGGGGCTGGTGATGGGATATAATCGTGCTTTCTCCATCTACAACACAAACATGTTCACAGTTTTAACTTGAAAGCCGTACATAAGGATGGCACAGATAATGTTTTGAAGTAAATTGCATGCTTCAAACCTGGAGTATGGGATACCGGTGAATAGAAAAAGTAGCAAAAGCAGAAGATACCAGGCAATGTGGAAAGATCTCTCAGGAATTTCTTCTTAAAAACACATACAGCGGAAATGGAAAAGAATCATAAACAAAAAGTAAGCTGTCATGTTTACAGTTGAAATGGATGTCATTTTTTTATCTTGCAAAATTTTGTGTGATACACAAATACGCTTACCGGGAATGTGGCCTGACCACCAGTTTAATGCAGGGGTCCACTGACTCCACACGCCTTTATAATGCACTTGATTCGGCCGTGATCGTACACGCACTGTGTAACTTGTGTGAGGTTCAAATTTAGACTTGTCCACTGACATATTCTGGTCCATGACTTCTACCATATAGAGCTGCAAATACACAAGCAAGTGTCAAAAGTTAGTCAGAGTGCATATTTTTATCTGGCGGCAGAAGCATGTGAACAGATGTCACATTCGCTGAGGAAATAATCAGAGCAAAAGTGTGCTGCTCTAGCACTTTATAGTATAGAAATACATATTGTCATTACTTATACCTatacttaaaatgtaaacatCACAAACAAACTTTTGTGTTATGTTCAAAAAGATAGCTGACGTTTAATTTATGCGAGATGAACCTTAACGTTGATTGTGGCCCCAAAATATATCCAattggactgttttctggttctgtTCTCCATAAGCACCGTAAGTAAAACTTGCAAAACGAGCGATCAAGACACTATCATTGTTGGGGGCGTGTCTAAgcaggtcgctcaaaacaaacacaggaattgttatagtgccacagagacacagtgtttacagattTCGACTTATGGCTTACTTatagatgtctctgcatattaaaatgggaaaagagaaagtatttgaacactgaaaaagttacataattCAGCTTTCATTATATTAACGGTAGCTGTCAAAAGACTTTGTAAAATATCGGCACTATGGAGACACCTGTTTTTTATTTCCCAGTTTTGACAAATGTAATATGCTAAACATAATGTTATCCACTAAAAACATATGGCGATGCGAGTGAAAATACTAGAGACTGGAAAACAaaagtaaatctccactttcaatttcaaattcatattttgtttttgccgatttgcattctttgtgcatatcgccacctactgggcaggaaggagaataaAAAAAGCTCTTGAAtatctcatccacacctatcatattgcttctgaagacatggattttaccactggagttcttttacttttatgctgcctttatgtgctttttgaagcttcaaagttctggccaccattcacctgcattgtatggagctacagagctaaaatatacttctaaaaatctttatttgtgttctgcagaagaaacaaagtcatacataactgggatggcatgaaggtgagtaaatgatatttTTGGTCAACTATCCCTTGAATTGGCATGACTATAAACACATTTCTGTCCACACACACCTGGTGTTCACTGTGCAGGCTGAGCTGGTACTGGAGgtattttattaatatgatgtcTGGATCATACCCACTGTCCCACTGGAAAACAACAACATCCTTCTCCCAGTGCAAAGAAAGGTTACACGGAGAGACTGGGCGAACTGCAACAAACATCAATGAAAGATAGAGAGACCACTTAAAAGTGCATAAACAAAAAAAGTACCAAAACTATCATTGTGTttgtggacatgtaccatgatcaTTCCAGTGCATGCCAAGTTCCTTGTAGTGccatgtaaatatcatggtatatgaatttgtaataatttaatacCATGCCATATTGGAGactggggcatgttgtcacactttttactccagagaATATTTCTCAAGGTAAGTTTATTATTGACAGTCAATATGTGTATAGCCACAAACCTtcaagtcttggctacaaaaaaaaactattgaatattttcaccattattgcccagggaaaaaagatacagtaagttaaacacacaaacacccaatagtggggcatgttgtcactatatggggcaagttgtcacaatgaaACCTGACATTAAGCAGCCTATCATAGGCTTTTCAGTGAAACGCAAACAgctaaacaattataaaatacgAAACAACTAttgaaacagcaaaaatgtaaaagGCAACATACAGAAGATATAAAACAGCCAACAAATATGACttttttattctgtggaacacaaaaaggagctaaacatctccttttgtgttccacagaataaagaaagtcatatatgggagggtaattaaataatgacagaattgtcttttttgggtgaactatccttttaattctTACTTCTTTAAGGCTTCCAAACCCCTGCATGACAGTATGTGCCCCTGACATGTGCATTCTTGTTCTTACTGTGTTCTTTAGGCATGTAGTCACCATCCAGTATGACAGAGAAGTTGTTGCCATGGTAACTAagatggagggagattctgtaGCTGTCTGTGTCTGTGAAACCAACATCAGGAGATAAATccaacacacacaccaatggaGGTTCTCCATCCTTCAATGTGCAATTATAATATTCCCTTTGAAAGCAAAACAGAGTTTCTATAATTACTGCAAGCAGGCAGGTGGGATGGGAATGACTTTGAAAATGTGATTGTAATTCGGTGTCATAAAGATAACCAGCAACAGAATTCTCACTCATTTGTGCTGAACTGAAGCCAATAGGACGATCTGTTGCTTGGGGATTCAGCCGAGATGTTTACATAGCAGGTGATAGTGGTGAGATAGTTATTGACACACTCCAAACCATACTGatcacctaaaaacatttatacagACAATATCACAATGACATCACAATAGACACTGTGCATTTTGTGGTCTATATGTCATAATGTGCCTATCATGACAATAGATGGACAggtaggtggatggatggatggatggatggatggataggtaggtaggtaggtaggtaggtaggtaggtaggtaggtagatagatagatagatagatagatagatagatagatagatagatagatagatagatagatagatagatagatagatagatagatagattgattgattgattgattgattgattgattgattggctaAACCGTATTAATGGCCTAAAATAAATGGCacaaaatgttattgaattttATACCCAAAGCGATGATGAAGGTCCCCAGTAGATCAGAAAAGCAAACAAATGTGAGGAATAAGAGGGAGCAATGCATGTTCTCTTTACcctattaaaaacaaacaacaacaacaaaaaaaaaaatgcaaatgaatcGATGGTTATATACAGTTACTGTCAAACCACTCCAGATTGCATATTTTATGACAAAAGATCTCATTTTAACTTGAGGGAACATCAAAGATTTCTTCACAAGATTCATtttaatcagtgttgggtaaattacacaaaaaaagtaattcactacaaatgacaaattacttctctaagattttaatcagattactttacattttacatcactaactactttacttttaagttactttttaaaacacttttcgCAGAATTTTCTTTAATTTCCTTGAAACAGATTCAAAGAAATGTCATAAACACTACAATACGGTTAAATATGTTGACATTAGTTTAAATGCATAAACTTACAATGAATagtataattttacagcatttattaatctttgtttatgttcaattATTAAGAGACAATAGTTGATTGTTACCATATGCAACTTTtaattgaaaaaatgtattagcacgtgcagggctggactggtaatctggtatatcgggcattttcccggtgggccgacgcacttttagggcgatcaggggcggactggccattgggagaaccgagcgggccagtgggttggccacaaaacgggccgaatgggccgtgttatgcagaacggaccacaaaacggcacagcgatatgcagaaaagaacagtgaACCAACTTTTGGGCCATTTGCTATGTAAATTcacaggccgatttctcttcccagtccagccatgagtacatgttaaaatgaacattaaccaagattattaagtGCTGAAAAGTATTACACATTGTTAGTTC from Xyrauchen texanus isolate HMW12.3.18 chromosome 41, RBS_HiC_50CHRs, whole genome shotgun sequence includes the following:
- the LOC127634698 gene encoding interleukin-4 receptor subunit alpha-like; this encodes MHIWKSLKGKENMHCSLLFLTFVCFSDLLGTFIIALGDQYGLECVNNYLTTITCYVNISAESPSNRSSYWLQFSTNEEYYNCTLKDGEPPLVCVLDLSPDVGFTDTDSYRISLHLSYHGNNFSVILDGDYMPKEHIRPVSPCNLSLHWEKDVVVFQWDSGYDPDIILIKYLQYQLSLHSEHQLYMVEVMDQNMSVDKSKFEPHTSYTVRVRSRPNQVHYKGVWSQWTPALNWWSGHIPEEIPERSFHIAWYLLLLLLFLFTGIPYSRWRKHDYIPSPAPYFKNWNADAQICTLRSGKVSDVMQEEESLQIDILTESQDTPPQPTTLMNETMGMTNAFDPIPQSPSMPHSLVGSEVDSGCWIRDVMTTERGSITCSEDYCTLSQHTYGI